One window of the Labilibaculum sp. genome contains the following:
- a CDS encoding (deoxy)nucleoside triphosphate pyrophosphohydrolase: MEPIKVTAAIIIKNGKVFIAQRSKDDELSGKWEFPGGKIESDETPQECLRRELFEEFGIETKVLDYFGDSIFDYGNKPIHLLSYFAEHLSGELILKVHQNYKWIEFSELDQINWAAADIELAKQLKQKLAEQ; the protein is encoded by the coding sequence ATGGAGCCGATCAAAGTTACAGCTGCAATAATCATTAAAAACGGGAAGGTATTTATTGCCCAACGAAGTAAGGATGACGAATTATCCGGCAAATGGGAATTTCCGGGCGGAAAAATTGAATCTGACGAAACACCTCAGGAATGCCTTAGGAGAGAGCTGTTTGAAGAATTTGGAATTGAAACAAAAGTTCTTGACTATTTTGGAGACAGCATCTTTGATTATGGCAACAAACCAATTCACTTACTGAGCTACTTTGCAGAACATCTATCGGGTGAATTAATCCTAAAAGTTCATCAAAATTACAAATGGATTGAGTTTAGCGAATTAGATCAAATTAACTGGGCTGCAGCAGATATTGAGCTTGCAAAACAACTAAAACAGAAATTAGCCGAGCAATAG
- the folK gene encoding 2-amino-4-hydroxy-6-hydroxymethyldihydropteridine diphosphokinase, with amino-acid sequence MNDCIVGIGSNINPTENIRKMLCLLSKDHLLKKHSKWIRTAPIGITNQEDFINGAVRLRTHHCREEFNLYLKQLEDKMGRDRSLPKFGPRIIDLDIVVWNDEIVDEDYHSRDFLKKSVDELLLG; translated from the coding sequence ATGAACGATTGTATCGTAGGTATAGGATCGAATATTAATCCAACAGAAAACATTCGGAAGATGCTATGTCTTTTGTCGAAAGATCATTTGCTGAAAAAACATTCCAAATGGATTAGAACAGCGCCGATTGGAATTACCAATCAGGAGGATTTTATTAATGGAGCTGTGAGGTTAAGAACGCATCACTGCCGTGAGGAATTCAATTTGTATTTGAAACAATTGGAGGATAAAATGGGAAGGGACAGAAGTCTTCCAAAGTTTGGTCCGCGTATAATCGATTTAGATATTGTTGTATGGAATGATGAAATTGTGGATGAGGATTATCATTCAAGAGATTTTTTAAAGAAATCGGTGGATGAGCTATTGCTCGGCTAA
- a CDS encoding C-GCAxxG-C-C family (seleno)protein produces the protein MSFSDKNPKADIALKYFHKPPGYYNCAQAIYKAFQTEFGITNDEINECSKFGNGKAKDGNCGAYHAALELLKDKPELSAEFTRRFQEKSEYLTCFDIKFNYSMSCKNLVRLASDLLEELTPSSSNI, from the coding sequence ATGAGCTTTTCCGATAAAAACCCAAAGGCAGATATAGCCCTAAAATATTTTCACAAACCACCTGGTTATTACAACTGCGCTCAAGCAATCTACAAAGCTTTTCAAACAGAGTTTGGGATTACTAATGATGAGATAAACGAATGCTCAAAATTTGGCAACGGAAAAGCAAAAGACGGCAATTGCGGTGCTTACCATGCGGCTTTAGAATTGCTGAAAGATAAGCCTGAATTATCGGCTGAATTCACCAGACGTTTTCAAGAAAAATCTGAATACCTTACCTGTTTCGATATCAAATTCAACTACAGTATGTCCTGCAAAAATCTTGTTCGTTTGGCATCCGATCTGCTCGAAGAATTAACGCCTTCATCTTCCAATATCTAA
- a CDS encoding DUF6051 family protein has product MSYIDRCQKLKLAFDGGESDFDEMEFREYQFHSLAHDILPGKTNYYCESHKLDLIENMFAQNEIGEIQDDVHMDDVVVEENQNFSYKILKPKGISKIKKLTFIFHGFNEKTWDKYLPWGQAICEKTQSAVVFFPIAFHMQRAPKHWSDKKAMFELSKKRKAQFPNIIGSSLSNVAISMRLHSMPQRFIWSGLQTYYDIIQFIEECKSGKHELIDKDFSFDIFAYSIGGFLAEILKLTNHKNYFSETKLCLFCSGAVFNRLSPVSKFILDSEVNVTLYSYLVEHFSSFLKKDNLLHHYIEEDHLEGKVFHTMLEYKNMRYFRESLFKKAENQIYAIALKGDSVFPTYEIENTLKGASRDINITVEELDFSYSYSHENPFPMNKADSVNIEESMDLVFSKVCDFFNRK; this is encoded by the coding sequence ATGTCATATATTGATCGGTGTCAAAAATTGAAATTGGCCTTTGATGGAGGAGAATCAGACTTTGATGAGATGGAATTTAGGGAGTATCAATTTCATTCTTTAGCACACGATATTTTACCTGGAAAAACCAACTATTATTGTGAAAGTCATAAGTTGGATCTTATTGAGAACATGTTCGCTCAGAATGAAATTGGTGAAATACAGGACGATGTTCATATGGATGATGTTGTTGTTGAGGAAAATCAAAACTTCAGTTATAAGATATTAAAACCCAAAGGGATTAGTAAGATAAAAAAGCTGACGTTTATTTTTCATGGCTTTAATGAAAAAACGTGGGATAAATATCTACCTTGGGGACAAGCTATTTGCGAGAAAACACAGAGTGCAGTTGTCTTTTTTCCGATTGCATTTCATATGCAGCGTGCACCAAAGCACTGGAGCGATAAAAAGGCAATGTTTGAATTGAGTAAAAAACGAAAAGCCCAATTTCCAAATATTATTGGCTCCTCATTATCTAATGTAGCCATTAGCATGCGGCTTCATTCCATGCCGCAAAGGTTTATATGGTCGGGTTTACAAACCTATTACGATATCATTCAATTTATTGAAGAGTGTAAAAGTGGCAAGCATGAATTAATCGATAAGGATTTTAGTTTTGATATTTTTGCATACTCTATTGGAGGTTTTTTGGCTGAAATTCTGAAGTTAACAAACCATAAAAATTATTTTAGTGAAACAAAGCTGTGTTTGTTTTGCAGTGGTGCTGTATTTAATCGATTGTCTCCGGTTTCTAAATTTATTTTGGATAGTGAAGTCAATGTTACTTTATATTCTTATTTGGTTGAGCATTTCAGCAGTTTTTTAAAAAAAGACAACCTTTTGCATCATTATATTGAAGAAGATCATTTGGAAGGAAAGGTGTTTCATACCATGTTGGAGTACAAAAACATGAGATATTTTAGAGAATCTTTGTTTAAAAAAGCTGAAAATCAGATTTATGCGATTGCCTTGAAAGGAGATTCTGTTTTTCCGACTTACGAGATTGAAAATACCTTGAAAGGAGCCTCCAGAGATATTAATATTACTGTTGAAGAACTTGATTTTTCATATTCATATTCGCATGAAAATCCATTTCCAATGAATAAGGCAGATTCTGTAAATATTGAAGAAAGCATGGATTTGGTATTTAGTAAAGTTTGCGATTTTTTTAACCGGAAATAA
- a CDS encoding SDR family NAD(P)-dependent oxidoreductase, translating into MTEKMTCKTALITGAAKRIGKSIAMHMAKNGFSIAIHYNSSKNDAILLQTDLVNRYPEQKFKIFKSDLNSAQDTDRLIDKVLLHFETIDVLINNASVFDSGVIQETSLKLFQDQMNVNLFAPFILSRDYAMNCEKGLIINLLDTRIANYSNSHAAYSLSKVGLAHLTKMAALEFAPKIRVNGIAPGATLPPVDQGVEYLQKLAEKTPMKISGGIEPILQSLDYILANQTLTGQILYCDGGEQLL; encoded by the coding sequence ATGACTGAAAAAATGACCTGTAAAACAGCTTTAATAACTGGTGCTGCAAAGCGAATTGGAAAATCTATTGCTATGCACATGGCAAAGAATGGTTTTAGTATTGCCATTCACTACAATTCGTCTAAAAATGATGCAATTTTGTTACAAACAGATTTGGTGAATAGGTATCCAGAACAAAAATTTAAGATTTTTAAAAGTGATTTGAATTCTGCTCAAGACACAGACCGTTTGATTGATAAGGTTTTACTGCATTTCGAGACGATTGACGTTTTAATAAATAATGCATCTGTTTTCGATTCCGGAGTAATTCAGGAGACTTCGCTAAAGTTGTTTCAGGATCAGATGAATGTGAATTTATTTGCCCCTTTTATTCTGTCAAGGGATTATGCCATGAACTGTGAAAAAGGATTGATTATAAATTTGTTGGATACTCGAATTGCAAACTATTCTAATTCGCATGCGGCTTACAGTTTGTCGAAAGTTGGATTGGCTCATTTAACGAAAATGGCTGCGCTTGAATTTGCACCAAAAATTAGAGTCAATGGAATCGCTCCTGGCGCAACTCTTCCTCCAGTGGATCAAGGGGTGGAATATTTGCAGAAGCTTGCAGAAAAAACACCAATGAAGATTTCAGGTGGAATTGAGCCCATCTTACAATCACTGGATTATATATTGGCAAATCAGACCCTAACCGGACAAATTTTGTATTGCGACGGAGGTGAACAACTCTTATAA
- the folX gene encoding dihydroneopterin triphosphate 2'-epimerase: protein MAIIRVKNLLIRTYIGFNEDELRNKQDVVINMTIKADVDNAIANDDVDNSYNYKTITKKVIVLVQEGKFKMLENLTRQVLDLILKNPQVEWAKVEVDKPHALRFAESVSIELEAYREGVS from the coding sequence ATGGCTATTATTCGGGTGAAAAATTTGTTGATTAGAACTTATATTGGTTTTAATGAAGACGAACTTCGTAACAAACAAGATGTTGTGATTAATATGACAATTAAAGCTGATGTAGACAATGCTATTGCTAATGATGATGTTGATAATTCATACAATTACAAAACAATAACCAAAAAGGTGATTGTGCTTGTGCAGGAAGGTAAATTTAAAATGTTGGAGAATTTGACCCGGCAAGTATTGGATTTAATTTTGAAGAATCCCCAAGTGGAGTGGGCGAAAGTTGAGGTAGATAAACCTCATGCTTTGCGTTTCGCAGAATCTGTATCAATTGAATTAGAGGCTTACAGAGAAGGTGTTTCTTAA